In one Oscillospiraceae bacterium genomic region, the following are encoded:
- a CDS encoding peptide ABC transporter ATP-binding protein, whose product MKMGQETALIEFEDIYKIYRMGDSEVRAADGVSFRIGKGEFVAIVGQSGSGKSTCMNIIGCLDVPSSGHYYLNGRDIATMSKNEQAEFRNQMLGFVFQQYNLLPKLSVQENVELPLLYARVPAQERARRAGVALSKVGLEGKNKNLPSQLSGGQQQRVSIARALAGGPSVILADEPTGALDSRTSREVLDFFKELNAEGNTIVLITHDNSIAAEAQRIIRLQDGRVVYDGPSVDADRVQFAEGVRE is encoded by the coding sequence ATGAAAATGGGCCAAGAGACCGCCCTCATTGAGTTTGAGGACATCTATAAAATTTACCGGATGGGCGACAGCGAGGTGCGTGCCGCGGACGGCGTCTCCTTCCGGATCGGCAAGGGGGAATTCGTTGCCATTGTGGGCCAGTCGGGTTCTGGAAAATCGACCTGTATGAACATCATCGGCTGCCTGGACGTACCCTCCTCCGGACACTACTACCTGAACGGCCGGGACATCGCCACCATGAGTAAAAACGAACAGGCGGAGTTTCGCAATCAAATGCTGGGCTTCGTATTCCAGCAGTATAACCTGCTCCCCAAGCTCTCCGTCCAGGAGAATGTGGAGCTGCCCCTCCTCTACGCCCGGGTTCCCGCCCAGGAGCGGGCCCGGCGCGCCGGGGTAGCGCTCTCCAAGGTGGGCCTGGAGGGAAAGAACAAGAATCTGCCCAGCCAGCTCTCCGGCGGCCAGCAGCAGCGGGTGTCTATCGCCCGGGCTCTGGCCGGGGGCCCGTCGGTCATTCTGGCGGACGAGCCCACCGGGGCGCTGGATTCCCGTACAAGCCGCGAGGTGCTGGACTTTTTCAAGGAGCTCAACGCCGAGGGGAACACCATCGTTCTTATCACCCACGACAACTCCATCGCCGCGGAGGCTCAGCGTATCATCCGCCTCCAGGACGGCCGCGTGGTCTATGACGGCCCGTCAGTGGACGCCGACCGGGTCCAGTTTGCCGAGGGGGTGCGAGAATGA
- a CDS encoding two-component sensor histidine kinase: MFRKLSFELLLGLLIALAAGTCIYFPLREGLYSALDSRLNSIEYNTRVVQKSGEQLQRYVDEHNLAGTDRKTLDDWCNTQSGLVVFLWRDGRLLYGTGISQESSPDIILDTGIQPAPEADETTRTIQFSDGTATAEFYFYNADYFYLMANGAAALAAFLAIVAVLLLLVRRKTGYIVQMERELKILEGGDLSYSITVRGADELARLAQGIDDMRRSIIEREQREEAARASNHALITAMSHDLRTPLTALIGYLDLIREGKCDGPAQEEHFIQVSRDKAFQIKELSDKLFEYFLVYDTTDRPVELEDVDAWELLSQVVEEGLFDLETRGFHVERAGGCPACRIRVDIDLFRRLFGNLFSNIEKYADRSQPITAHYGLWDGGLKVCICNGIPPACPRVESTQIGLKTCEKIMEEHGGRFQIQQNDGVFSVSVWFPVYQ; encoded by the coding sequence TTGTTCAGAAAACTGAGCTTTGAACTCCTGCTGGGCCTGCTCATTGCCCTGGCGGCAGGGACCTGTATCTACTTTCCTCTCCGCGAAGGGCTTTACTCCGCGTTGGACAGCCGGCTAAACTCTATCGAATACAACACCCGGGTGGTGCAGAAAAGTGGGGAACAGCTCCAGCGCTACGTGGATGAACACAATCTGGCCGGTACCGACAGAAAGACCCTGGATGACTGGTGTAATACCCAGTCCGGACTTGTGGTTTTCCTCTGGCGGGATGGGAGGCTGCTCTACGGCACGGGCATTTCCCAGGAGTCGTCCCCTGATATCATACTTGATACTGGTATCCAGCCTGCTCCTGAGGCGGACGAGACAACACGCACCATTCAATTCAGCGACGGCACGGCGACGGCAGAGTTCTACTTTTATAATGCCGATTACTTTTATCTCATGGCGAACGGTGCCGCGGCCTTGGCCGCTTTTCTGGCAATTGTAGCGGTGCTCCTCCTCCTAGTCCGCCGCAAGACAGGCTATATTGTCCAAATGGAGCGGGAGCTGAAAATCTTGGAGGGTGGCGACCTGAGTTATTCCATCACGGTGCGTGGTGCGGACGAGCTGGCAAGGCTCGCCCAAGGCATCGACGACATGCGCCGCTCCATCATTGAGCGGGAACAGCGGGAAGAGGCCGCCCGGGCGTCCAACCACGCCCTCATTACAGCCATGTCCCACGATTTGCGCACGCCCCTTACCGCCCTCATTGGCTATCTGGACCTGATCCGGGAGGGAAAATGTGACGGGCCGGCCCAGGAGGAGCACTTCATTCAGGTAAGCCGGGACAAAGCCTTCCAGATCAAGGAGCTGAGCGATAAGCTCTTCGAGTATTTTCTCGTATATGATACCACAGACCGGCCGGTTGAGCTGGAAGATGTGGACGCCTGGGAACTGCTTAGCCAGGTTGTTGAGGAGGGCCTGTTCGATTTGGAAACCCGGGGCTTTCATGTTGAACGCGCCGGCGGGTGCCCCGCCTGCCGCATCCGGGTAGACATCGACCTGTTCCGCCGCCTGTTCGGGAACCTCTTCTCCAACATTGAAAAGTATGCCGACCGCTCCCAACCAATAACGGCACATTACGGGCTGTGGGACGGTGGCTTGAAGGTCTGCATTTGCAACGGCATCCCTCCGGCTTGCCCACGGGTGGAGAGCACACAGATCGGCCTCAAAACCTGTGAGAAGATCATGGAGGAACATGGCGGCCGGTTCCAGATTCAACAGAATGATGGTGTTTTTTCGGTCAGCGTCTGGTTTCCAGTGTATCAATAA
- a CDS encoding permease, translated as MNLTQSLRMALKSLTGSKLRSLLTMLGIIIGVASVVVLVSVMQGMSRQMVAEFTKMGTNRLTVEVWGMGNSSRSVGVEEMNALYLGHRDLFEAMSPQVTVSAGVAVGTQRFPSTKLSGVSEQYRQVDKQTVSSGRFLTYLDVKDRNKVCVIGPYLARTAFGGKAVGRTLKVNGDIYTIVGVLAQKGNGSKGSQDDTLFLPYSLARELGGTVSSFAFATADAARNSEGQAIIRQTLFQIYQSNDAFYIMDNQEIVNSVNQMNGTLTMVLVGVAAISLLVGGIGIMNIMLVSVTERTREIGIRKSLGAKERDVLVQFIIESACTSTVGGLLGIGLGVAGAFIAGHVMNMTVTPAPDAMALSFGISLAIGVFFGFMPANKAARMNPIDALKYD; from the coding sequence ATGAACCTGACACAGTCCCTGCGTATGGCGCTGAAGAGCCTGACCGGGAGCAAGCTGCGCTCCCTGCTCACCATGCTCGGCATCATCATCGGCGTGGCCTCGGTGGTGGTACTGGTCTCCGTCATGCAGGGTATGAGCCGGCAGATGGTGGCGGAATTCACCAAAATGGGGACCAACCGCCTCACGGTGGAGGTCTGGGGGATGGGCAATTCCTCCCGCTCCGTTGGCGTGGAGGAGATGAACGCCCTTTATCTGGGCCACCGGGACCTGTTTGAGGCCATGAGCCCACAGGTCACCGTCTCCGCCGGAGTGGCCGTGGGCACCCAGCGCTTCCCCTCCACCAAGCTCAGCGGCGTCAGCGAGCAGTACCGGCAGGTGGATAAACAGACGGTATCCTCCGGCCGGTTCCTCACCTATCTGGACGTCAAGGACCGCAACAAGGTCTGTGTGATAGGTCCCTACCTGGCCCGGACCGCATTCGGCGGCAAGGCAGTGGGGCGGACGCTGAAAGTGAACGGCGACATCTATACCATCGTGGGTGTTCTGGCCCAAAAGGGGAATGGCAGCAAAGGCTCCCAGGACGACACTCTGTTTCTGCCCTACTCCCTGGCCCGGGAACTGGGGGGGACAGTCTCCAGCTTTGCCTTTGCCACCGCCGACGCCGCCCGCAACAGCGAGGGCCAGGCCATTATCCGTCAGACACTCTTTCAAATATATCAGAGTAATGACGCCTTCTACATCATGGATAACCAGGAGATCGTCAACTCTGTCAATCAGATGAACGGCACCCTCACCATGGTGCTGGTGGGTGTGGCCGCCATCTCTCTGCTGGTGGGCGGCATCGGTATCATGAATATCATGCTGGTCTCCGTCACAGAGCGCACACGGGAGATTGGTATCCGCAAATCCCTGGGCGCCAAGGAGCGGGATGTCCTGGTTCAGTTCATCATCGAATCGGCGTGCACCTCCACGGTGGGCGGTCTCCTGGGCATTGGACTTGGGGTGGCCGGCGCGTTCATAGCTGGACATGTTATGAACATGACCGTGACCCCAGCGCCGGACGCCATGGCTCTGTCCTTTGGCATATCTCTGGCCATTGGCGTGTTTTTCGGGTTCATGCCCGCCAATAAGGCCGCACGCATGAACCCCATAGACGCATTGAAGTATGACTGA
- a CDS encoding DNA-binding response regulator, which yields MAGTKILFADDDPEIREVIRLLLSSEGYEVIEAADGDEAVNKMEPSIDLVILDVMMPGRSGIAACAEIRRVSTAPILFLTAKSQDSDKAVGFSAGGDDYMAKPFSYAELTARVKAMLRRYRVYRGKGETAAAADAITLPGGLTIRTDRNEVVLGGAPVALTDLEYRILLLLARNRRQTFSAQQIYERIWQEPYYYSANNTVMVHIRNLRKKLEDDANHPHLIKNIWGKGYCIE from the coding sequence ATGGCTGGAACGAAAATCTTATTTGCCGACGATGACCCCGAGATACGCGAAGTCATACGTCTGCTGTTGAGCAGCGAGGGCTATGAGGTCATCGAGGCGGCGGACGGGGACGAGGCTGTCAATAAAATGGAGCCTTCCATAGACCTGGTCATCCTTGATGTGATGATGCCCGGTCGGTCCGGCATCGCCGCCTGTGCCGAAATACGCAGGGTCTCCACCGCGCCCATCCTCTTCCTCACGGCCAAGAGTCAGGACTCGGATAAAGCTGTGGGCTTCTCCGCGGGCGGGGACGACTACATGGCAAAGCCCTTTTCCTACGCCGAGCTTACCGCCCGGGTCAAGGCCATGCTGCGGCGGTACCGGGTCTACCGAGGCAAGGGCGAGACCGCGGCGGCGGCGGACGCCATCACCCTGCCCGGAGGGCTCACCATCCGGACTGACCGGAACGAGGTGGTCCTGGGCGGGGCGCCGGTGGCGCTCACCGATCTGGAGTACCGCATCCTCCTGCTGCTGGCCCGTAACCGGCGCCAGACCTTCAGCGCGCAGCAGATATACGAGCGCATCTGGCAGGAGCCATATTACTACAGCGCCAACAACACCGTCATGGTACATATCCGCAATCTGCGCAAGAAGCTGGAGGACGACGCCAACCATCCGCACCTTATTAAAAACATATGGGGGAAGGGGTATTGCATTGAGTAG